The following coding sequences are from one Bacteroidales bacterium WCE2008 window:
- a CDS encoding FMN-binding domain-containing protein, whose product MKNISEYILAGIAVLCSVALSADDKVKTVETGQNGETVINTSVIGAKYDGYMGRTPVKVTISKKGVVTSVEALPNDETPRYFDYAVAEGLLEKWNGKTVDEALEMKVDAVSGATFSSSAVIKNVRAALVFYKENCK is encoded by the coding sequence ATGAAAAATATATCTGAATATATTCTCGCGGGCATTGCTGTGCTGTGCAGCGTTGCCTTGAGCGCTGATGACAAAGTCAAGACTGTGGAGACCGGCCAGAATGGAGAGACGGTGATCAATACTTCCGTCATAGGGGCCAAGTATGACGGTTACATGGGCAGGACGCCGGTAAAGGTGACTATCAGCAAGAAGGGTGTAGTGACGAGCGTCGAAGCCTTGCCGAATGACGAGACTCCGCGTTATTTTGACTATGCCGTGGCCGAGGGTCTTCTGGAGAAATGGAACGGCAAGACCGTGGATGAGGCTCTTGAGATGAAGGTTGACGCTGTCTCCGGGGCGACATTCTCATCGAGCGCGGTGATCAAGAATGTCCGCGCCGCCCTGGTTTTCTATAAGGAGAATTGCAAGTAG
- a CDS encoding glutaminyl-tRNA synthetase produces the protein MEKLNFLEEIIEADLKEGKYKSIMTRFPPEPNGYLHLGHAKSICLNFGLAQKYGGKTNLRYDDTNPVKEDTEYVDSIKEDIKWLGFQWDKELYASDYFDQLYEWAELLIKRGLAYVDDQTQEEISKGRGTVDKPGIESPYRNRSVEENLQLFREMKAGKYADGEKVLRAKIDMAHPNMMFRDPLLYRIKHASHHRTGDKWCIYPMYDFTHGQCDSIEHITHSICTLEFDVHRPLYDWFIKTLDIFPSHQYEFARLNLTYTLMSKRKLLELVQKGLVSGWDDPRMPTLCGVRRRGYTAEALKMFCEKIGVSKRDQLIDLQLLEWCVRQDLNARSNRYMVVQDPIKVTITNWEPGKVEYFDCPLNPAEPEGATRKVPFSGEILIDRADFMEDAPKKFFRLKPDGEVRLKYTYIIKCNEVIKDENGRVVELKCTYDPTTHPQTGEWRSVKGTIHWVSTAHMKTIELRNYDRLFTLPDMSQVPEDKDYKDFLNPDSLIVTEGYAEPALLEDKSGIAVQFERTGYYVMDKDSTPEKPVFNKTTALKDSYKPE, from the coding sequence ATGGAGAAATTGAATTTTCTTGAAGAGATAATTGAAGCAGACCTCAAAGAGGGAAAATATAAAAGCATAATGACGAGGTTTCCTCCGGAGCCTAACGGCTACCTGCACCTCGGCCATGCCAAGAGTATCTGCCTCAACTTCGGATTAGCGCAGAAATATGGCGGAAAGACAAACCTCCGCTACGACGATACGAATCCTGTGAAAGAAGATACCGAGTACGTAGATTCAATCAAGGAGGATATCAAGTGGCTTGGTTTCCAGTGGGATAAGGAACTCTATGCATCCGATTACTTTGACCAGCTCTACGAGTGGGCCGAACTTCTCATCAAGAGAGGCCTTGCGTACGTGGATGACCAGACCCAGGAAGAAATAAGCAAGGGCCGCGGTACAGTCGACAAACCGGGAATCGAAAGCCCGTACAGAAACCGCAGCGTCGAAGAAAACCTGCAGCTCTTCCGCGAGATGAAGGCCGGCAAATATGCCGACGGCGAGAAGGTCCTCCGCGCCAAGATCGACATGGCTCATCCTAACATGATGTTCCGCGATCCGCTCCTCTACAGAATCAAACATGCGTCCCACCACCGTACGGGCGACAAATGGTGCATCTATCCGATGTACGACTTCACCCACGGCCAGTGCGACTCCATCGAGCATATTACCCATTCGATCTGCACCCTCGAGTTCGACGTGCACCGTCCTCTCTATGACTGGTTCATAAAGACTCTCGATATCTTCCCGAGCCATCAGTATGAATTCGCCAGGCTGAATCTTACCTACACCCTTATGAGCAAGAGAAAGCTCCTCGAACTCGTACAGAAAGGTCTGGTAAGCGGATGGGATGACCCTCGCATGCCTACGCTCTGCGGCGTTCGCCGTCGCGGATATACCGCCGAGGCCCTCAAGATGTTCTGCGAGAAGATCGGCGTTTCCAAGAGAGACCAGCTGATCGACCTTCAGCTGCTCGAGTGGTGCGTACGTCAGGACCTCAATGCGAGGTCAAACCGCTACATGGTAGTCCAGGACCCTATCAAGGTGACAATCACCAACTGGGAGCCGGGTAAGGTAGAGTATTTCGACTGCCCTCTGAACCCTGCCGAGCCGGAAGGTGCTACCCGCAAGGTTCCGTTCAGCGGCGAGATTCTCATCGACAGGGCCGACTTCATGGAGGATGCTCCGAAGAAGTTCTTCAGACTCAAACCGGACGGCGAAGTTCGTCTCAAGTATACATACATCATCAAGTGCAACGAAGTCATCAAGGACGAGAACGGCCGCGTAGTAGAGCTAAAATGTACCTATGATCCGACCACGCATCCTCAGACAGGGGAGTGGCGCTCGGTCAAGGGTACTATCCACTGGGTATCTACTGCCCATATGAAGACTATCGAGCTCCGCAACTATGACCGTCTCTTCACTCTTCCTGACATGAGCCAGGTACCTGAGGACAAGGATTACAAGGACTTCCTCAATCCTGATTCGCTTATTGTCACCGAAGGATATGCCGAGCCTGCGCTTCTTGAGGACAAGTCCGGAATTGCCGTACAGTTCGAAAGGACCGGATACTATGTCATGGACAAGGACTCTACTCCTGAGAAACCAGTCTTCAACAAGACTACTGCACTTAAGGACTCCTATAAACCGGAATAG
- a CDS encoding TIGR00255 family protein gives MIQSMTGYGKAEAVLEAGKLTIEIRTLNGKSADINLKTSLLPKDKELLVRQKIADQLGRGTIDFFVNWEPNAATEAKKLNEELIEDYYRQLNAIREKLNVETGDSDGDNDVFTAILRFPDVIDNAAKKEIINEDNWSKVEAAIDEALEAVNNYRSREGKALYKDVTSRVGNILELENRVESFEHERIDTVRTKLTKSLEELQQKPDPSRFEQEMIFYLEKYDINEEKVRLRQHCKYFMDTIDGEEKPGKKLGFIIQEMGREINTTGSKANHAGIQQTVVLMKDELEKIREQCMNIL, from the coding sequence ATGATTCAATCTATGACCGGCTACGGCAAGGCCGAGGCCGTCCTGGAAGCAGGAAAACTGACTATAGAGATCCGTACTCTCAACGGAAAAAGCGCTGATATCAATCTCAAGACTTCCCTTTTGCCTAAGGACAAGGAGCTTCTGGTAAGACAGAAGATTGCCGACCAGCTCGGCAGGGGCACCATCGATTTCTTCGTAAACTGGGAGCCAAATGCCGCTACCGAGGCGAAGAAGCTGAATGAGGAACTTATCGAGGATTATTACAGGCAGCTGAACGCTATCCGCGAGAAACTCAATGTCGAAACCGGCGATTCTGACGGTGACAATGATGTATTTACCGCGATTCTCCGATTCCCTGATGTCATCGACAATGCGGCCAAGAAGGAAATAATCAATGAGGATAACTGGAGCAAGGTCGAGGCCGCTATAGACGAGGCTCTGGAGGCTGTCAACAATTACCGTTCACGTGAGGGAAAGGCACTCTACAAGGATGTGACAAGCCGTGTCGGCAATATCCTTGAGCTTGAGAATCGTGTAGAGTCTTTCGAGCACGAGAGAATCGACACTGTCCGCACCAAGCTTACCAAGAGTCTGGAAGAGCTTCAGCAGAAGCCGGATCCTTCGAGGTTCGAGCAGGAGATGATATTCTATCTGGAGAAGTACGACATCAACGAGGAGAAAGTACGCCTCCGCCAGCATTGCAAGTATTTCATGGACACTATCGACGGCGAAGAGAAGCCTGGCAAGAAGCTCGGTTTCATCATCCAGGAGATGGGCCGCGAGATCAATACGACAGGCTCAAAGGCTAATCATGCCGGCATCCAGCAGACCGTTGTTCTGATGAAGGATGAGCTCGAGAAGATCCGCGAGCAGTGCATGAACATTCTCTAA
- a CDS encoding Four helix bundle sensory module for signal transduction — MFKKFRTRIKGYRMTMRMKLTLALSSIAMILIISSVISILEYTRMSNYVSTLIADNIESINAAQKIANETDAYNLQILSVVGEDGANEVPDFNREAFISHCDSLRSALSSINKQNLADSLVYSWSAYMLTSLELPNVLQSDFIDTRSWYFERLQVVYNRMHRDIDVLNTAIFSELRRNSETFERGFYRSIIPGAVAVGVGIVLVLLLLTFILAFYVNPIYKMLRGLNNYRSLNKKYTYSFEGDDQLKELNDGLTEVIEENQQLRKRVRTLRDAISQKDIQ, encoded by the coding sequence ATGTTCAAGAAATTCAGGACCAGAATCAAGGGTTACAGAATGACGATGAGGATGAAGCTTACGCTCGCCCTCAGCTCTATTGCTATGATTCTGATAATATCCAGCGTCATTTCGATTCTCGAATACACGAGGATGAGCAATTACGTCTCGACCCTTATTGCAGACAATATCGAGAGCATCAACGCAGCCCAGAAGATAGCCAACGAGACAGACGCCTACAACCTCCAGATTCTGTCGGTGGTGGGCGAAGATGGAGCCAACGAAGTCCCGGACTTCAACAGGGAAGCGTTCATCAGCCACTGCGACAGTCTCCGGAGTGCGCTGTCCTCGATCAACAAGCAGAATCTCGCTGATTCGCTTGTGTATTCGTGGTCTGCCTACATGCTTACGTCGCTTGAGCTCCCGAATGTCCTCCAGTCGGACTTCATCGATACGAGGTCCTGGTACTTCGAACGCCTGCAGGTTGTATACAACCGGATGCATCGTGATATCGACGTGCTTAATACTGCCATCTTCTCCGAGCTCAGACGTAATTCCGAGACTTTCGAGAGGGGATTCTACCGCAGTATAATACCGGGAGCCGTCGCTGTCGGAGTCGGAATCGTGCTCGTACTCCTGCTCCTTACCTTTATCCTGGCGTTCTACGTCAATCCGATTTACAAGATGTTGAGAGGACTGAACAATTACCGGTCGCTCAACAAGAAATATACATACTCCTTTGAGGGAGATGACCAGCTGAAGGAACTCAACGACGGTCTCACCGAGGTCATCGAAGAGAACCAGCAGCTGCGTAAGAGAGTCCGCACCCTGCGTGACGCTATCTCCCAGAAAGACATCCAGTAA